The Methanothrix soehngenii GP6 genome has a window encoding:
- a CDS encoding CxxC-x17-CxxC domain-containing protein, which translates to MFERKYENRGSSGGSRGGYNSGPREMTDVTCSECGKQTQVPFKPDGSRPVYCSECYQKHRPARSSGRY; encoded by the coding sequence ATGTTTGAGAGAAAATACGAAAACAGAGGTAGCTCCGGCGGAAGCCGCGGTGGCTACAACAGCGGTCCGAGAGAAATGACAGATGTAACTTGCTCAGAATGCGGCAAGCAAACCCAGGTCCCATTCAAACCGGATGGATCCAGGCCGGTTTACTGCAGCGAGTGCTACCAGAAGCACAGGCCTGCCAGGTCTTCTGGAAGGTACTGA
- a CDS encoding Coenzyme F420 hydrogenase/dehydrogenase, beta subunit C-terminal domain — protein MRFWIDDQQLEAQTSSTILEAALSAGIKIPTLCHHPALESYGSCRLCTVEIEKNGKKRFVTACNYPIEDGLVVRTATPAVLDIRRMIAELLLSRCPKEKQIQDLAREYGVIEPRFKLEEEKCILCGLCCRVCGEMVGVFAINFQNRGTDRSVGAPYGELSEDCIACGACSLVCPTSAISAQRNIFPLTAEDIIGIEEEHLSGERDVDLGVYSELFAARTEIQGQDGGVVTSLLARCLDKGVIDAAVVVYQRENNGGRAAAVDDIEGVIKAKGTKYVRVSALAPLIDALRGGKRRVAVVGTPCQIRVIRKLEQLDYFKDEFPDAEIFLVGLFCFESFDYRRLRDHAKGLLGIDIEDADKIQIAKGRYIATLDGMEHSCSVRELENDIREGCRFCGDLVSRLADISIGSVGSAEGYSSVIVRSEKGKKLLDWLSFCREKAVREDIVKLARMKRRNADRNLERIRKGVECSQSTKSP, from the coding sequence TTGAGATTCTGGATCGATGATCAGCAGTTAGAAGCCCAGACCTCCAGCACCATTCTTGAGGCTGCCCTGTCTGCAGGAATTAAAATTCCCACTCTGTGCCATCATCCCGCACTTGAATCCTATGGGTCTTGCAGGCTCTGTACGGTGGAGATTGAAAAGAATGGAAAGAAGAGGTTCGTCACCGCCTGCAACTATCCGATAGAAGACGGTCTGGTGGTCAGGACTGCCACCCCTGCGGTCCTGGATATCCGGCGGATGATCGCTGAGCTCTTATTGTCCAGATGCCCGAAAGAGAAGCAGATCCAGGACCTGGCCAGAGAGTATGGAGTCATTGAGCCTCGATTTAAGCTCGAAGAGGAGAAATGCATTCTCTGCGGGCTTTGTTGCCGGGTATGTGGTGAGATGGTGGGTGTATTCGCCATCAATTTCCAAAACAGGGGAACAGATAGGAGTGTGGGCGCGCCGTATGGAGAGCTCTCGGAGGACTGCATAGCCTGTGGTGCCTGCTCTCTGGTATGCCCCACCAGTGCCATATCCGCTCAGAGAAACATCTTCCCGCTCACTGCAGAAGATATCATCGGGATCGAAGAGGAGCATCTGTCCGGCGAAAGGGATGTGGATCTGGGAGTGTATAGCGAGCTTTTCGCCGCCAGAACAGAGATCCAGGGACAGGATGGAGGGGTTGTCACCTCCCTTCTTGCTCGATGCCTGGATAAAGGCGTCATTGATGCTGCTGTGGTAGTTTATCAAAGGGAGAATAATGGAGGAAGAGCGGCAGCGGTAGACGATATTGAAGGAGTGATAAAGGCCAAGGGGACAAAATATGTGCGCGTATCCGCTCTGGCGCCGCTGATTGATGCTTTGAGAGGAGGAAAGAGAAGGGTTGCTGTGGTTGGCACTCCCTGCCAGATCAGAGTGATCAGAAAATTGGAGCAACTGGATTACTTCAAGGACGAGTTTCCAGATGCAGAGATCTTTCTCGTTGGCCTGTTTTGCTTCGAGAGCTTCGATTACAGAAGACTGAGAGATCATGCTAAAGGGCTTTTGGGCATAGATATAGAGGATGCGGATAAAATTCAGATCGCAAAAGGGAGATACATTGCGACTCTGGATGGAATGGAGCACTCCTGCAGCGTGCGGGAGCTGGAAAATGACATCCGTGAAGGATGCCGGTTTTGCGGCGATCTGGTCTCAAGGCTGGCCGATATCTCCATAGGCTCAGTGGGAAGCGCGGAAGGATACTCCTCAGTGATCGTCAGATCGGAAAAGGGGAAGAAGTTGCTGGATTGGCTATCGTTTTGCAGAGAAAAGGCAGTTCGAGAGGACATCGTGAAGCTGGCCAGGATGAAGAGGCGAAATGCAGACCGCAATCTTGAGAGGATCAGAAAAGGAGTGGAGTGCTCTCAATCGACCAAGTCTCCTTGA
- the nuoE gene encoding NADH-quinone oxidoreductase subunit NuoE, translated as MQDNEHKRLVEMIDGYKGKEGSLIQLLLDLQSEFNWISKDALQEISERLKIPPSRIYRIASFYEAISLKPIGKHKISVCMGTACQVRGSGMILDRTESKLKIKQGGTTPDMRFTLKRVNCLGCCAIGPVMVVDDDYHGRLTSDRVERIIKKYD; from the coding sequence ATGCAGGATAACGAGCATAAGAGGCTGGTGGAGATGATAGATGGATACAAAGGCAAAGAGGGGTCTCTCATTCAGCTTCTTTTGGACCTGCAAAGCGAGTTCAACTGGATCTCAAAAGATGCCCTCCAAGAGATATCCGAGAGACTGAAGATCCCACCCAGCCGGATATACAGAATAGCAAGCTTCTATGAGGCCATAAGCCTCAAGCCCATTGGGAAGCACAAAATAAGCGTCTGCATGGGCACAGCCTGCCAGGTGCGAGGCTCTGGAATGATACTGGACAGGACTGAATCTAAGCTGAAGATAAAACAGGGCGGGACTACCCCGGATATGAGATTCACTCTGAAACGAGTCAACTGCCTGGGATGCTGCGCCATAGGTCCTGTAATGGTCGTGGATGACGACTACCATGGCCGGCTCACATCGGACAGAGTGGAAAGGATAATCAAGAAGTACGATTGA
- the arsM gene encoding arsenite methyltransferase yields MLTLKEREIKRAVKEGYARIAKQATSDYASRCCSGDADIPEELSKRMGYTEEEIQAAPPESNLGLGCGNPVALASLSEGEIVLDMGSGAGFDCFLASDRVGPSGKVIGVDITSEMVEKARANSRKGGYANIDFRQGDLENMPVADNYVDVVISNCVINLIPNKRMAFREAFRVLKPGGRLAVSDVVLLKELPEFVKSSTEAYIGCLAGAIMKDDYLDIIKSIGFRDVRVVAESRFPVESLISERSGCSTPTDPAITPEQQKKVADSVLSIKICAIKP; encoded by the coding sequence ATGTTGACTTTAAAAGAGAGAGAGATAAAAAGAGCAGTTAAAGAAGGATACGCTCGTATTGCCAAGCAGGCAACATCCGACTATGCCTCACGGTGCTGCTCAGGGGATGCTGATATTCCAGAGGAGCTGAGCAAGAGGATGGGCTACACTGAGGAGGAGATCCAGGCAGCTCCGCCGGAGTCAAACCTCGGCCTGGGCTGCGGCAACCCAGTAGCTCTGGCATCGTTATCCGAGGGGGAGATCGTCCTGGACATGGGCTCAGGAGCGGGATTTGACTGTTTCCTGGCATCCGACAGGGTTGGGCCATCAGGCAAGGTAATTGGTGTTGACATAACCTCTGAGATGGTGGAAAAGGCCAGGGCGAACTCCCGAAAGGGCGGCTATGCTAACATCGACTTCCGGCAGGGAGACCTTGAAAATATGCCGGTGGCGGACAACTATGTGGATGTGGTCATCTCCAACTGCGTGATCAACCTCATCCCCAATAAGAGAATGGCATTCAGGGAGGCCTTCAGGGTTTTAAAGCCAGGAGGAAGGCTGGCAGTCTCTGATGTGGTGCTGCTCAAGGAGCTGCCGGAGTTTGTCAAGAGCTCCACAGAAGCTTATATCGGCTGCCTGGCAGGTGCCATCATGAAGGATGATTACCTGGATATCATAAAGAGCATAGGCTTCAGAGATGTGCGGGTTGTGGCAGAATCCAGATTTCCTGTCGAGTCTCTGATCTCCGAGAGATCTGGCTGCAGCACACCTACAGATCCCGCGATCACCCCTGAGCAGCAGAAGAAGGTTGCGGATTCCGTCTTGAGCATAAAGATATGTGCGATCAAGCCCTAA
- a CDS encoding YwbE family protein: MDGKNRKDIKPGLKVEIVLKKDQRTGKRTEGVVAQILTNSSFHPHGIKVRLADGQVGRVARIHG; this comes from the coding sequence ATGGACGGGAAGAATAGGAAGGACATAAAGCCGGGGCTGAAGGTGGAGATAGTCCTCAAGAAGGACCAGAGGACGGGGAAGAGGACCGAGGGAGTGGTAGCGCAGATCCTGACGAACTCTTCTTTCCACCCTCACGGGATCAAGGTCCGTCTCGCCGACGGCCAGGTGGGGCGGGTGGCGAGGATCCACGGGTAG
- a CDS encoding NADH-quinone oxidoreductase subunit NuoF: MVRLRSIEGLEQLRSDILSSRDSTKPLVAICAGTGCLTLGARLVVRAFQEYLIKKGLEKEIEIKETGCPGFCEKGTLVVVYPRGVYYIGVHQDDVPDIVEETILKGNLVDRLLYKDPETEENAVVESEIPFYKYQMRHLIKNNIKINPRNIEDYIALGGYSALARALSEMTPEEVIEEVKRSNLRGRGGGGFPTGRKWKSTREAPGEPKYVIVNCDEGDPGAFMDRALMEGNPHSVLEGLIIAAYAMGSHKGFIYVRMEYPLAVQNATLALQQAREYGLLGENILGTGFDFDVSIHRGAGSFVSGESTALMNALEGWVGEPRPKYVHTSQKGLWGRPSALNNVETFANVPLIIEHGAKWFNSIGTERSKGTKIFSLVGKVNNTGLVEVPMGMTLADIIYKIGGGIPGNKKLKGVQTGGPSGGIIPARYLNTPVDFDELTSLGSMMGSGSIIVIDEDTCAVDLARYFVDFLCSESCGKCLPCREGLKRMREILDAIESGRGTETDIQTLQEIAELMRTASLCALGRTAVNPVLSTIRYFREEYDAHIKDKRCPALSCKSLVSYSIDPEICIGCDLCRENCPQGAIYKDDGGFAVVDQSKCMRCGICFEICPKKVRAVVRESKGLPGGKR, translated from the coding sequence ATGGTGAGGCTCAGATCAATTGAGGGGCTTGAACAGCTCAGATCAGATATTCTGTCCAGCAGAGACAGCACAAAGCCCCTGGTCGCAATCTGCGCCGGAACGGGCTGCTTGACCCTCGGCGCCAGACTAGTGGTCAGGGCCTTTCAAGAATACTTGATCAAAAAGGGCCTGGAAAAGGAGATAGAGATCAAGGAGACCGGTTGCCCTGGCTTTTGCGAAAAAGGAACTTTAGTGGTGGTCTACCCCAGAGGTGTCTACTATATTGGTGTCCACCAGGATGATGTCCCTGATATCGTGGAGGAGACGATACTCAAAGGCAACCTGGTCGACCGCCTTCTCTACAAGGATCCAGAAACGGAAGAGAATGCCGTCGTTGAGAGCGAAATTCCTTTTTATAAATACCAGATGAGGCATCTTATAAAAAATAACATAAAAATAAATCCTAGAAATATAGAAGATTATATAGCTCTGGGCGGATACAGTGCCCTGGCCAGAGCTCTATCCGAGATGACCCCGGAAGAGGTGATCGAGGAGGTGAAGAGATCAAACCTCCGGGGCAGAGGTGGTGGCGGATTTCCCACCGGACGAAAATGGAAATCGACCCGAGAGGCCCCAGGAGAGCCCAAATATGTGATCGTCAACTGCGATGAAGGCGATCCAGGAGCATTTATGGACCGGGCTCTCATGGAGGGTAATCCTCATAGCGTCCTGGAGGGGCTGATCATCGCCGCCTACGCCATGGGATCGCATAAGGGCTTCATCTATGTGCGCATGGAATACCCTCTAGCGGTCCAGAATGCCACGCTCGCCCTCCAACAGGCCCGGGAGTACGGCCTCTTGGGTGAGAATATTCTGGGCACTGGCTTTGATTTTGATGTGAGCATTCATAGGGGTGCCGGCTCCTTTGTCTCCGGAGAGTCGACCGCTCTGATGAACGCCCTGGAGGGATGGGTGGGCGAGCCCAGGCCCAAGTACGTCCACACCTCTCAAAAAGGCCTCTGGGGCCGGCCGAGCGCCCTGAACAACGTTGAGACCTTTGCCAATGTGCCTTTGATCATAGAGCACGGTGCAAAATGGTTCAACTCCATTGGAACCGAGAGGAGCAAAGGGACCAAGATCTTCTCTCTGGTAGGCAAGGTCAATAACACCGGTCTGGTGGAGGTCCCTATGGGCATGACCCTGGCCGATATAATATACAAGATTGGAGGGGGAATTCCCGGGAACAAGAAGCTCAAAGGGGTGCAGACCGGAGGGCCGTCTGGTGGGATAATTCCGGCCAGGTATCTGAATACGCCAGTGGACTTTGATGAATTGACCAGTCTTGGCTCTATGATGGGTTCGGGGAGCATTATCGTCATCGATGAGGATACCTGTGCAGTCGATCTGGCCCGTTACTTTGTGGACTTCCTCTGCAGCGAGTCCTGCGGCAAATGCCTACCCTGCCGGGAGGGGCTGAAACGGATGAGAGAGATTCTTGATGCAATCGAGTCCGGCCGGGGGACGGAGACGGATATCCAGACCCTGCAGGAGATTGCAGAATTGATGAGAACGGCATCGCTCTGCGCCCTGGGGCGAACGGCAGTCAATCCGGTCCTGAGCACTATTCGTTATTTCCGAGAGGAGTATGATGCCCATATCAAAGATAAGAGATGTCCCGCCCTATCCTGCAAGTCTCTTGTGTCTTATTCCATCGATCCTGAGATCTGCATAGGCTGCGACCTGTGCCGGGAGAACTGTCCTCAGGGGGCGATCTATAAGGACGACGGAGGATTCGCGGTTGTTGATCAATCGAAATGCATGCGATGCGGGATATGCTTTGAGATCTGCCCCAAAAAGGTTAGAGCTGTCGTAAGAGAGTCTAAAGGCCTCCCAGGAGGGAAGAGATGA
- a CDS encoding O-acetyl-ADP-ribose deacetylase, which translates to MKIGQKIKLLMADITTLKVDAIVNAANSSLLGGGGVDGAIHKAAGPELLGECRQIGGCPVGEARITRGYRLPARFVIHTVGPVWRGGSEGEDQLLARCYQSCFALAEKYEIKSIAFPAISTGAYGFPIERACRIAIWEMRRNLEDKNAGDIIAVCFNHRTFKCYQEALQEF; encoded by the coding sequence ATGAAGATCGGACAGAAAATAAAACTGCTCATGGCCGATATCACCACATTAAAGGTCGATGCCATTGTCAATGCCGCCAACAGCTCTCTGCTGGGAGGAGGCGGGGTCGACGGCGCCATTCACAAGGCAGCAGGACCGGAGCTCTTGGGAGAATGCAGGCAGATCGGCGGCTGTCCGGTGGGAGAGGCGCGCATCACCAGGGGCTATAGGCTTCCCGCTCGCTTTGTCATTCACACCGTTGGGCCGGTCTGGAGGGGTGGATCAGAGGGCGAGGATCAGCTTCTCGCCAGATGCTATCAGAGCTGCTTTGCCCTGGCAGAGAAGTACGAAATAAAGAGCATAGCCTTCCCAGCCATAAGCACAGGGGCTTATGGCTTTCCCATAGAGCGGGCCTGTCGTATTGCTATCTGGGAGATGAGGCGCAATCTAGAGGACAAAAACGCAGGTGATATAATAGCCGTCTGCTTCAACCATAGGACGTTCAAATGCTATCAGGAGGCTTTGCAGGAGTTCTGA
- a CDS encoding DUF488 domain-containing protein, with protein MIRTERVYSAPASGGFRILVDRLWPRGLAKDETRIDLWMKDIAPSNELRKWFGHDPGKWEEFKERFFRELDLKAELVDQLISKAEESDLIFLYAAKDAEHNNAVALKEYLEARMKMPGSLPLDHHSI; from the coding sequence ATGATAAGAACTGAGAGGGTTTACAGTGCTCCTGCAAGCGGCGGATTCAGAATACTGGTGGATAGGCTCTGGCCCAGGGGCTTGGCCAAAGATGAGACACGAATCGATCTCTGGATGAAGGACATAGCTCCCAGCAATGAGCTTAGAAAATGGTTTGGCCACGATCCAGGCAAATGGGAGGAGTTCAAAGAGAGATTCTTCAGAGAACTTGACTTGAAGGCGGAGCTTGTGGATCAGCTAATTTCCAAAGCAGAGGAATCTGATCTGATCTTTTTATATGCGGCAAAAGATGCCGAGCACAATAACGCAGTGGCATTGAAAGAATATCTTGAGGCCAGAATGAAAATGCCTGGTTCGTTGCCTCTGGATCATCATAGCATCTGA
- a CDS encoding alkyl/aryl-sulfatase, with translation MKLCSKAVFAAAILLIAFSEISVIYAESADTRNDATEYTIAANLLANNSPAWSNNQEDFDFANRGFIATDSPLIIPSLYPGFTSWNMEEFSFLDNATCPDTINPLLYRHAKLNKINGLFEVVAGIYQVRGYDLTSMSLIKSDTGWIIIDPMMTVETARAAMDLVNRTLGYYPVKAVIYSHPHVDHYQGVKGVITEKQVASGEVEVIAPAGFMDHAISENVYAGTAMQRRGMYMYGGLLPHDEKGLVDNGLGKRTPFGSASLIAPTIDITETGQNLTIDGVDMQFHYCTNTEAPVEIDIWFPDHKALFMAENCVATLHNILTLRGAQIRDPLSWAECLDEARRLYGDQAEVVFTAHNWPRYGNDKVIELLENQRDMYKYINDQTLNLINKGYTMDEIANMIVLPQSLQKYWYTHGFYGQIYMGVKATYQKYLGFYDANPINLKRLPPEEFARNITEYMGGADAVLERLARDYDAGNYQLVATIANYLVFADPDNIKAREMEAAALEQLGYQAESGPARNAYLVGAMELRSKEPVQAMNMISADVISAMSINQLLDYIAVRLNSQKADGEDFRMNMIINDTGESALIQVNNSVLVYWIDEHSDEAALTVHMPRKTLEQLALDPSVPPANVTIEGDASVFEGFVGVLDLFDPSFNIILP, from the coding sequence ATGAAGTTATGCTCAAAGGCCGTTTTTGCGGCTGCCATTTTATTGATTGCGTTTAGCGAGATTTCAGTTATCTATGCAGAATCTGCCGATACGAGGAATGATGCGACCGAATACACCATTGCTGCCAACCTGCTGGCCAACAATTCTCCCGCCTGGAGCAACAACCAGGAAGACTTCGATTTTGCCAATAGAGGGTTCATCGCTACCGATAGTCCCCTGATCATCCCCTCTCTCTATCCGGGTTTCACCTCCTGGAATATGGAAGAGTTCTCCTTCCTGGACAATGCGACCTGTCCGGATACAATAAACCCCCTTCTCTACAGGCATGCAAAGCTGAACAAGATCAACGGTCTATTCGAGGTCGTAGCTGGCATCTACCAGGTCAGAGGATACGATCTCACATCAATGAGCCTCATCAAAAGCGATACCGGCTGGATAATCATAGATCCCATGATGACTGTGGAGACCGCCAGGGCGGCCATGGACCTGGTTAACAGAACACTGGGATACTATCCGGTCAAGGCAGTCATCTATTCTCACCCTCATGTGGATCATTACCAGGGAGTGAAGGGAGTGATCACTGAGAAGCAGGTTGCATCGGGTGAGGTTGAGGTCATAGCCCCTGCTGGATTCATGGACCATGCAATCAGCGAGAATGTCTATGCTGGGACGGCTATGCAAAGGCGGGGCATGTACATGTACGGAGGCCTCCTTCCTCATGATGAGAAGGGTCTTGTGGATAACGGTCTGGGAAAACGAACCCCATTTGGATCGGCATCCCTCATCGCTCCGACGATCGATATCACCGAGACCGGCCAGAACCTGACCATCGACGGAGTCGATATGCAGTTCCATTACTGCACCAATACGGAAGCTCCCGTGGAGATAGACATCTGGTTCCCAGATCACAAAGCGCTTTTCATGGCTGAGAATTGCGTGGCAACGCTGCATAACATTCTGACTCTGCGGGGAGCACAGATCAGGGATCCTCTCTCCTGGGCAGAATGCCTGGATGAGGCACGAAGGCTTTACGGAGACCAGGCAGAGGTGGTGTTTACCGCCCACAACTGGCCCAGGTACGGTAACGATAAGGTCATTGAGCTTTTAGAAAACCAGCGGGATATGTACAAGTACATCAATGATCAGACCCTGAACCTCATCAACAAGGGCTATACCATGGATGAGATCGCAAATATGATCGTTCTTCCCCAATCCCTGCAGAAGTACTGGTATACTCATGGATTCTACGGCCAGATATACATGGGTGTAAAGGCCACATATCAGAAATACCTGGGATTCTACGATGCCAATCCCATCAACCTGAAACGGCTTCCTCCTGAGGAGTTTGCCCGAAATATAACCGAGTACATGGGAGGGGCAGATGCTGTCCTGGAGAGGCTGGCCAGAGATTATGACGCTGGCAACTATCAACTGGTGGCCACTATCGCCAATTACCTGGTCTTTGCTGATCCCGACAATATAAAGGCCCGTGAGATGGAGGCTGCTGCCCTGGAGCAGCTTGGATATCAGGCGGAATCTGGACCGGCCCGGAATGCCTATCTGGTGGGAGCTATGGAGCTTCGCAGCAAAGAGCCAGTGCAGGCAATGAACATGATATCTGCAGATGTGATATCTGCCATGTCAATCAACCAGCTCTTAGACTACATAGCAGTGAGGCTGAATAGCCAGAAGGCGGACGGCGAGGACTTCAGGATGAACATGATAATCAATGATACCGGCGAGAGCGCACTGATTCAGGTCAATAACAGCGTGCTGGTCTACTGGATCGATGAGCACTCAGATGAAGCTGCCCTCACTGTCCATATGCCGCGCAAGACTCTTGAACAGCTGGCGCTCGATCCATCCGTTCCACCGGCAAATGTGACCATTGAAGGAGATGCCTCGGTGTTTGAGGGATTTGTTGGGGTGCTGGACCTATTTGATCCCTCATTCAACATTATCCTTCCCTAA
- a CDS encoding ATP-binding protein yields MEGRSKKAWLMMAVAMLFNSFGEGTWAFIEFVLQEDPFPSVADFGYLMFYPLFAAGIFLLPNAPLSPRERLGVILDSAIVIISAALVFWIFFFAPVVSSLNTITLELTISLAYSMMDIVLFVALVRLVLSKLDASTITPALFLAAGMAIVLVADAVFSIQTQKGTYISGGHLDTFWISSNLFMALAGLLQANPYPFDPLKTLSRRICSKSTIMPYLPYLGIGATFSLLIWGYEYSRAINQSIIAACVGLVMGLMLVRQKIVFDERNQLLTTTLTEIEERKRVEKSLRESEQEKAAILGGLKNVAVEYLDPFMRLIWINDNLQESIGLSADEMLGARCYEAVFGRSEPCSGCTVARAINMGASQEGDLITPDGRTWISRSSPLKDADGKIIGVVHVLIDISARKSAERALKESERRLADIIEFLPDATFVVDKNGKVISWNRAIEKITGVKAELILGKGDYEYSLPFYGERRPTLIDMAKGIDPKIDPEFEKKYENLKRDEENNLLVGEAYMPLQGKGDAYLLGSASALYDSNGDYWGAIESIRDITDRKRVEEELQRSKEMAESATRAKSEFLANMSHEIRTPMNAVIGLTELLMDEKDEKLTSAQRECVEMIRISGDTLLSIINNILDLTKIEANMTELEHRPIDVKGCIESSMDLVSGSVGDKRIKFSYKIEENVPQFIMGDPTRLCQILINLLNNAVKFTEQGEIAVSVSNTNLDDGGYEIHFAVKDTGIGIPEDKMSRLFRSFSQVDASTARKYGGTGLGLAISKKLTEMMNGRMWVESAVGVGSVFHFTIRADPIIGEPLDLSKPDNLYAHGKQKIKDLERSNSELNILLAEDNVVNQIVTKKMLSKLGYNADVASSGIEALKALEKKRYDLIFMDVQMPEMDGLEAAREIRRRWPEGGPKIIAVTASAFKGDQEMCLAAGMDGYIMKPTKIEAIREALQAVAKD; encoded by the coding sequence ATGGAAGGGAGGTCCAAGAAAGCCTGGTTGATGATGGCTGTTGCCATGCTTTTTAATTCTTTTGGAGAGGGAACCTGGGCATTTATAGAGTTCGTTTTGCAGGAAGATCCATTCCCATCTGTGGCAGACTTCGGCTATCTGATGTTCTATCCTCTCTTTGCAGCAGGTATTTTTCTGTTGCCCAATGCCCCTCTTTCTCCTCGGGAGAGGCTCGGGGTCATCCTGGATTCGGCAATTGTAATAATATCAGCTGCTCTGGTATTTTGGATCTTCTTCTTCGCCCCTGTAGTATCATCATTGAATACGATCACTTTGGAATTGACGATTTCTTTAGCCTATTCTATGATGGATATCGTCCTCTTCGTTGCCCTTGTGCGACTGGTCTTGAGCAAGCTTGATGCTTCAACCATTACCCCTGCCCTTTTTCTGGCTGCTGGAATGGCTATAGTACTGGTCGCAGATGCGGTGTTCAGCATTCAAACACAAAAAGGGACTTACATCTCAGGCGGTCATCTGGATACGTTCTGGATCTCAAGCAACCTTTTTATGGCATTGGCAGGACTGTTGCAGGCAAATCCTTATCCCTTTGATCCATTAAAAACTCTGAGCAGAAGGATTTGCAGCAAATCCACTATTATGCCCTATCTGCCATACCTGGGAATTGGAGCCACATTCTCTCTTCTCATCTGGGGATATGAATACTCCCGAGCAATCAACCAATCCATAATAGCAGCCTGCGTAGGGCTGGTCATGGGGCTGATGCTCGTTCGCCAGAAGATAGTCTTCGATGAGAGGAATCAACTGCTCACCACAACGCTTACCGAGATTGAAGAACGCAAGCGCGTAGAGAAGTCATTGCGCGAATCAGAGCAGGAGAAGGCGGCAATTCTGGGCGGTTTGAAGAATGTCGCTGTCGAGTATCTCGATCCTTTTATGCGACTAATCTGGATCAATGATAACCTGCAAGAATCAATCGGCCTCTCTGCTGATGAAATGCTTGGCGCTCGTTGTTATGAGGCGGTATTCGGTCGCAGTGAGCCCTGTTCAGGCTGTACAGTGGCACGAGCTATCAATATGGGCGCATCCCAGGAGGGCGATCTGATCACTCCGGACGGGAGGACCTGGATCTCTCGTAGCAGTCCTCTCAAGGATGCAGATGGCAAGATCATCGGGGTAGTCCATGTGCTGATAGATATCAGCGCCCGCAAGAGTGCAGAGCGAGCTCTGAAGGAGTCTGAGCGTCGGCTGGCGGATATCATCGAATTTCTGCCTGACGCCACATTTGTGGTTGACAAAAATGGCAAGGTGATTTCCTGGAACCGCGCCATTGAGAAGATAACCGGTGTTAAGGCCGAGTTGATCCTGGGCAAGGGAGACTATGAATATTCTCTGCCATTTTACGGAGAACGAAGGCCTACACTGATAGATATGGCAAAAGGAATTGATCCAAAGATCGATCCGGAATTTGAAAAGAAATATGAGAACCTAAAGAGAGATGAGGAGAATAACTTGCTGGTTGGCGAGGCCTACATGCCCCTGCAGGGAAAAGGCGATGCATACCTCCTGGGAAGCGCATCTGCGCTCTATGACTCAAATGGAGATTATTGGGGAGCGATCGAATCGATACGTGATATAACAGATCGAAAGCGTGTGGAAGAGGAGCTCCAAAGGTCCAAGGAGATGGCTGAATCAGCCACCCGGGCAAAGTCCGAGTTCCTGGCCAACATGAGCCACGAGATCCGGACGCCAATGAATGCTGTTATCGGTCTTACAGAACTGCTCATGGATGAGAAGGATGAGAAGCTGACTTCGGCGCAAAGGGAATGCGTCGAGATGATCCGCATCAGCGGGGATACTCTCCTCTCTATCATCAATAATATCCTCGATCTCACCAAGATCGAGGCGAACATGACAGAGCTGGAGCACCGGCCAATCGATGTTAAGGGTTGCATTGAATCCTCTATGGATCTCGTGTCCGGGAGCGTCGGCGATAAAAGAATAAAATTTTCATATAAAATCGAAGAGAACGTCCCCCAATTTATCATGGGAGATCCCACAAGGCTCTGTCAGATCCTGATAAACCTGCTCAATAATGCAGTGAAGTTCACCGAGCAAGGCGAGATTGCAGTCTCTGTATCAAACACCAATCTGGATGATGGCGGATATGAGATTCATTTTGCGGTGAAGGATACTGGAATAGGAATCCCTGAAGACAAGATGTCCCGCCTATTTCGATCTTTCAGCCAGGTTGATGCCTCGACGGCACGCAAGTATGGCGGCACTGGATTGGGCCTTGCCATAAGCAAGAAGCTCACAGAGATGATGAATGGACGAATGTGGGTAGAGAGCGCTGTTGGAGTGGGTTCAGTATTTCATTTTACAATTCGGGCGGATCCTATCATCGGCGAACCCTTAGATCTGTCAAAGCCGGACAACTTGTACGCACACGGGAAGCAGAAGATCAAGGATCTGGAGAGATCTAATTCCGAATTGAATATCCTGCTAGCAGAGGACAACGTAGTCAATCAGATAGTCACAAAGAAGATGCTCAGTAAGCTGGGCTATAATGCGGATGTAGCGTCCAGCGGCATCGAGGCCCTGAAAGCGCTGGAGAAGAAGAGATACGATTTGATATTCATGGACGTGCAGATGCCGGAGATGGACGGCCTGGAGGCAGCGAGGGAGATACGCCGTCGCTGGCCTGAGGGAGGCCCGAAGATAATAGCAGTAACTGCATCTGCTTTTAAAGGAGATCAGGAGATGTGTCTGGCGGCTGGAATGGACGGCTATATAATGAAGCCCACCAAGATAGAGGCTATAAGAGAAGCCCTGCAAGCTGTGGCAAAGGACTAA